One Corvus moneduloides isolate bCorMon1 chromosome 24, bCorMon1.pri, whole genome shotgun sequence DNA segment encodes these proteins:
- the LOC116455315 gene encoding alpha-1,6-mannosyl-glycoprotein 4-beta-N-acetylglucosaminyltransferase-like isoform X3: MILQLLQPEGAQRIPRDTAKLSALHNVSYQLLAGSPAPRKRFLAVGLASVQRPRGFYLLATLQSLFSQSTEEELQEMVVVVHLADTDPSWNVRVATTIAQKFTRHILLGRLLLIHAPLEFYPTLEGLKRNFNDAEERVRFRSKQNVDYAFLLAFAANLSSYYLMIEDDVWSARSFLTAIRRALASQESSNWATLEFSKLGYIGKLYRSSDLPRLAHFLLLFYQEMPCDWLLVHFRQLLAQKDVIRFKPSLFQHMGLYSSFQGTVNRLEDEDFQADALDLPDNPPASLYTSMSIFENYEPLKAYSSAQGYFWGKDPAAGSTFSIVFQQPARVSRVRVRTGSKERPGDFLRAGLLELGQRRDRSQHCSFYIPVGSFEKGMLEQRGLERVLPGPVECVRIRVTQDQSEWLIIQSIDIWTTAGT; this comes from the coding sequence GATTCCTGGCAGTGGGACTGGCATCCGTGCAGAGGCCGCGTGGTTTCTACCTCCTGGCCACGCTCCAGTCCCTCTTCAGCCAGTCCAcggaggaggagctgcaggagatggtggtggtggtgcaCCTGGCCGACACCGATCCCAGCTGGAACGTGCGCGTTGCCACCACCATTGCCCAGAAGTTCACTCGCCACATCCTCCTGGGCCGGCTCCTGCTCATTCACGCTCCCCTTGAGTTCTACCCCACCCTGGAAGGCCTCAAGAGGAACTTCAATGACGCGGAGGAGCGGGTGAGGTTCCGCTCCAAGCAGAACGTGGACTACGCCTTCCTGCTCGCCTTTGCTGCCAACCTCTCCTCCTACTACTTGATGATCGAGGACGACGTGTGGAGTGCCAGGTCCTTCCTGACGGCCATCCGCAGGGCACTGGCTTCCCAGGAGAGCTCGAACTGGGCCACCCTCGAGTTCTCCAAGCTGGGCTACATCGGAAAGCTCTACCGCTCCAGTGACCTTCCTCGCCTGGctcacttcctcctcctcttctacCAGGAAATGCCCTGTGACTGGCTGCTGGTTCACTTTCGCCAACTGCTCGCCCAGAAGGACGTGATTCGCTTCAAGCCATCCCTCTTCCAGCACATGGGCCTCTACTCCTCCTTCCAGGGCACCGTCAACCGGCTGGAGGACGAGGATTTCCAGGCCGATGCCTTGGACCTCCCGGACAACCCGCCAGCATCCCTGTATACCAGCATGTCTATCTTTGAGAACTATGAGCCCCTCAAGGCCTACAGCTCGGCACAGGGGTACTTTTGGGGCAAAGACCCAGCAGCTGGCAGTACCTTTTCCATCGTGTTCCAGCAGCCGGCCCGAGTGAGCCGTGTCCGGGTGCGCACGGGCTCCAAGGAGCGCCCGGGCGATTTCCTGcgtgcagggctgctggagctgggccagcgCCGGGACCgcagccagcactgctccttCTACATCCCCGTGGGCTCCTTTGAGAAGGGGATGCTGGAGCAGCGGGGCCTGGAGAGGGTCCTGCCCGGGCCCGTGGAGTGTGTGAGGATCCGGGTGACCCAGGACCAGAGTGAGTGGCTCATCATCCAGAGCATCGACATCTGGACCACAGCAGGCACTTGA